From Enterococcus wangshanyuanii, the proteins below share one genomic window:
- a CDS encoding amidohydrolase: protein MDAKQKITELIDAKKEQFIAAADRIWGTPETRFATTESVKPFLEILEKEGFTVETGLANMEHSFVATYGSGNPVIGILAEYDALGNLSQVADLGEQKAEHEGGNGHGCGHNLLGTGALAGAVGIKDLMEQEELTGTIKLFGCPAEESGYGKAFMARDGVFDCLDVALAWHPMDTSMAWGLSSLAVYQIYYNFKGRSAHAAAAPEQGRSALDAAELMNIGVQFLREHIIDEGRVHYAFMDAGGESANVVQPTASLYYFIRAPKLDQAEAIYKRVNKIAEGAALMTETELEIVFDSACANYLPNQAMTTAMYENLKEFGDLNLTKEDQEYSQRYYDSLDDATKAGLITRARQMNPTASEEEIQRLGTLPVLDQIGPLAFSNATSGSTDVGDVSWVCPTAQVLIGCEPQGTPPHSWQWVANGKSSVAHKGLLAAGKTIATTAYDLLTNPELVEKAKAEHQVTVGGQKYQSAIPADVMPK from the coding sequence ATGGATGCAAAACAAAAAATCACAGAACTGATCGATGCAAAAAAAGAACAATTTATCGCTGCCGCGGATCGAATTTGGGGAACACCGGAAACAAGATTTGCGACGACTGAATCAGTGAAGCCATTTTTAGAAATTTTAGAAAAAGAAGGATTTACAGTTGAAACAGGTCTTGCAAATATGGAGCATTCATTTGTTGCGACTTATGGTAGCGGCAATCCAGTGATCGGAATTTTAGCGGAATATGATGCTTTAGGAAATTTGAGTCAGGTTGCAGATCTTGGCGAGCAAAAAGCAGAACATGAGGGCGGCAATGGTCATGGCTGTGGACATAATTTATTAGGAACTGGCGCTTTGGCAGGAGCGGTCGGTATCAAAGATTTGATGGAGCAAGAAGAATTAACTGGAACGATCAAATTATTTGGTTGTCCAGCAGAAGAAAGCGGCTATGGAAAAGCATTCATGGCTAGAGATGGTGTGTTTGATTGTTTAGATGTGGCCTTAGCTTGGCATCCGATGGATACAAGTATGGCTTGGGGGTTAAGCAGCTTAGCAGTCTATCAAATTTATTATAATTTTAAAGGAAGATCAGCACATGCCGCTGCAGCACCGGAACAAGGGCGCAGTGCATTAGATGCTGCAGAATTGATGAACATCGGCGTCCAATTTTTACGTGAGCATATCATTGATGAAGGTCGTGTCCATTATGCATTCATGGATGCTGGCGGTGAATCAGCAAATGTAGTTCAACCAACAGCAAGCCTTTATTATTTTATCCGCGCACCAAAATTAGATCAGGCTGAAGCGATTTATAAACGTGTCAATAAAATCGCAGAAGGTGCAGCATTGATGACAGAAACAGAATTAGAAATCGTTTTTGATTCTGCCTGTGCCAATTACTTGCCAAACCAAGCAATGACAACGGCAATGTATGAAAATCTAAAAGAATTTGGTGATCTGAATTTAACGAAAGAAGATCAAGAATATAGCCAAAGATATTATGATAGCCTAGATGATGCTACTAAAGCTGGGTTGATCACACGAGCTCGTCAAATGAATCCAACAGCAAGTGAAGAAGAAATCCAACGCTTAGGAACATTACCGGTCTTAGACCAAATTGGCCCATTGGCCTTCTCGAACGCAACATCAGGCTCGACAGATGTCGGGGATGTCAGCTGGGTTTGTCCAACAGCGCAAGTCTTGATCGGCTGTGAGCCGCAAGGAACACCGCCTCATTCATGGCAATGGGTCGCAAATGGTAAATCCTCTGTAGCCCATAAAGGATTATTAGCCGCTGGTAAAACGATTGCTACAACAGCATACGATTTATTGACGAATCCTGAATTAGTTGAAAAAGCAAAAGCAGAACATCAAGTAACGGTTGGTGGTCAAAAATATCAATCCGCTATACCGGCAGATGTAATGCCAAAATAG
- the sdaAA gene encoding L-serine ammonia-lyase, iron-sulfur-dependent, subunit alpha, whose amino-acid sequence MFGSIEELVQLAQKKQCKIAEIMIAQEIRTSGRSRIEIMNQMTLNLETMEAAAAKGIQGVRSHSGLTGYDAKRLQAYLDSKTVLTDTTFVKALCYAVATNEVNAAMGMICATPTAGSAGVVPGVLLAFREKLQASQETQLEFLFTAAAFGFVTANNAMISGAEGGCQAEIGSASGMAAAALVEMAGGTPEQASHAFAIALNNLIGLACDPVAGLVEIPCIKRNAGGTSNAISAAEMALAGVESEIPADEVVETMYRVGRSMPADIRETGIGGLAGTKTGKRIAKELFGIER is encoded by the coding sequence TTGTTTGGATCAATTGAAGAATTAGTACAACTAGCACAAAAAAAACAGTGTAAAATCGCAGAAATCATGATTGCACAGGAAATCAGAACCTCTGGACGCAGCCGAATAGAAATCATGAATCAGATGACTTTGAATTTGGAAACGATGGAAGCCGCTGCGGCGAAAGGAATTCAAGGGGTACGCTCTCATTCAGGTTTAACTGGTTATGATGCCAAAAGACTACAAGCCTATTTAGATAGCAAAACAGTATTAACAGATACTACGTTTGTTAAAGCGTTGTGCTATGCAGTAGCGACGAATGAAGTCAATGCAGCAATGGGAATGATCTGTGCAACGCCGACAGCTGGTTCTGCTGGGGTCGTTCCTGGTGTGCTGTTAGCTTTTAGAGAAAAACTGCAGGCGAGTCAAGAAACTCAACTAGAATTTTTATTCACTGCAGCAGCGTTTGGTTTCGTTACAGCTAATAACGCCATGATTTCAGGAGCTGAAGGCGGCTGTCAGGCAGAAATCGGTTCGGCTTCAGGAATGGCCGCGGCAGCCTTAGTTGAAATGGCGGGAGGTACGCCGGAACAAGCAAGCCATGCCTTTGCAATTGCCTTGAATAATCTGATCGGTTTAGCCTGTGATCCTGTTGCAGGACTGGTGGAAATTCCTTGTATCAAGCGAAATGCAGGGGGTACATCGAATGCCATCAGTGCGGCTGAGATGGCGTTGGCAGGCGTTGAAAGCGAGATTCCAGCAGATGAAGTGGTAGAAACAATGTATCGTGTAGGCCGCAGTATGCCGGCAGATATTCGGGAAACTGGGATCGGCGGATTAGCTGGGACCAAAACAGGTAAACGTATTGCAAAAGAGTTATTTGGGATCGAACGTTAA
- the sdaAB gene encoding L-serine ammonia-lyase, iron-sulfur-dependent subunit beta, giving the protein MSERKFKYKSAFDIIGPIMVGPSSSHTAGAVRIGNMARELYKHTPEKLVVTFFGSFAETYKGHGTAVAIVAGVLGFETHDERIPNAIEIAEEQGVKIEFLVSTKETEHANTVNLELIDEQEKLNLTAISIGGGSIQLTEINHHSTILNQEQGNGLVLTANQPKTAIPCVENALESPEFVKVQQLNQETVFFVETVSDISQKLVAKIKEIPGITAVMPTTG; this is encoded by the coding sequence ATGTCAGAGAGAAAGTTTAAATATAAAAGCGCCTTTGATATCATAGGTCCGATCATGGTCGGACCTTCCAGCTCACATACAGCAGGGGCAGTCAGAATCGGTAATATGGCAAGAGAATTGTATAAGCATACACCTGAAAAGTTGGTTGTAACGTTTTTTGGATCTTTTGCGGAAACCTATAAAGGACATGGGACAGCGGTTGCGATCGTTGCGGGAGTTCTTGGGTTTGAAACACATGATGAACGGATTCCAAATGCAATTGAAATTGCAGAAGAACAAGGAGTAAAAATTGAATTCCTTGTTAGTACGAAAGAAACTGAACATGCGAATACTGTCAATTTGGAATTGATCGATGAGCAGGAGAAACTGAATTTAACAGCAATCTCTATCGGCGGCGGCAGTATTCAATTAACAGAAATCAATCACCATTCAACCATTTTGAATCAAGAACAAGGGAACGGGTTGGTCCTTACTGCGAATCAGCCAAAAACGGCAATTCCTTGTGTTGAAAATGCCTTAGAAAGTCCTGAATTTGTAAAAGTTCAGCAGTTGAATCAAGAGACTGTCTTTTTTGTAGAAACCGTCAGCGACATTAGTCAAAAATTAGTAGCAAAAATCAAAGAAATACCGGGCATCACAGCAGTAATGCCGACGACCGGCTAA
- a CDS encoding MFS transporter, whose product METQVEKTTSKSGVGLIFALMAGYSMIYMDKSMISTAVLPITKQFNLDAGQTGMIMSFFFLGYSLMQIPGGWLADKIGAKKVLMLSLAIISIFSFAFGAVSSLMLFMVIRFFAGIGHGGYPPSCSKSIADNFPQERRTFVQSLILSTSGIGGILAFTLGTNLINANWRYGYLALGILFAVALVLVGLFVPNQVASAKTGAKDKPAITFSQVITNRNVLVLFVAMLLLNFLLYGNMSWLPSYLAQKFAIDIKTIGYLLAVNAVFQTAATMFAGALLSKLFLGKERIFIISATVLAAILVAAFVASNNLVLSMICLIAVSMVSVSAFTAIFTWPHKIMDQSIIGSSIGIINTGGTLGGFLAPMILGQLIKAAGGSFTLAFGFMAAASLLCGLCVLGVKKEA is encoded by the coding sequence ATGGAAACACAAGTTGAAAAAACAACAAGTAAAAGTGGTGTTGGACTGATTTTCGCTTTAATGGCGGGTTATTCGATGATTTATATGGATAAGAGTATGATTTCTACCGCTGTTTTACCGATAACAAAGCAGTTTAATTTAGACGCAGGGCAAACGGGGATGATCATGTCATTCTTCTTCCTTGGTTATTCGTTGATGCAAATTCCAGGTGGTTGGTTAGCAGATAAAATCGGGGCAAAAAAAGTATTGATGCTGTCACTAGCAATTATTTCAATTTTTTCATTCGCATTCGGTGCAGTCAGTAGTTTGATGTTGTTTATGGTTATTCGCTTTTTTGCAGGGATCGGTCATGGCGGTTATCCACCAAGTTGTTCAAAATCAATTGCTGATAATTTTCCACAAGAGCGTAGAACCTTTGTCCAATCTTTGATTCTTTCTACCTCTGGAATTGGCGGGATTTTAGCCTTTACGTTAGGAACGAATTTGATCAATGCGAATTGGCGTTATGGTTATCTGGCGCTAGGTATATTATTTGCTGTAGCTTTGGTTTTAGTGGGACTTTTTGTACCGAATCAAGTAGCCAGCGCAAAAACTGGGGCAAAAGATAAACCGGCAATTACATTCAGTCAGGTGATCACTAATAGAAATGTTCTTGTATTGTTTGTGGCTATGCTTTTACTAAATTTCCTACTTTATGGAAATATGTCTTGGCTGCCAAGCTATTTAGCACAGAAATTTGCGATCGATATTAAAACGATCGGTTATTTACTAGCGGTGAATGCCGTATTCCAAACCGCTGCAACGATGTTTGCGGGAGCTCTTTTATCCAAACTTTTCTTAGGGAAAGAACGGATCTTCATTATTAGTGCTACGGTTTTAGCTGCGATTTTAGTTGCTGCTTTTGTTGCTTCAAATAATCTTGTGTTATCAATGATTTGTTTGATCGCAGTCAGCATGGTTTCAGTTAGCGCTTTCACAGCGATCTTTACTTGGCCGCACAAAATCATGGATCAATCGATCATTGGCTCTTCTATCGGGATCATCAATACTGGGGGAACCTTAGGCGGCTTCTTGGCACCAATGATCTTGGGTCAATTGATCAAAGCTGCAGGTGGTTCATTTACATTAGCTTTCGGATTTATGGCAGCGGCTAGCTTACTTTGCGGACTTTGTGTACTAGGAGTGAAAAAAGAAGCGTAA
- a CDS encoding helix-turn-helix domain-containing protein, with translation MGEDNQRPFHLSLMKVSDVPARMSEDLTLFLMLSGSMTVTTGEKEYRLESDDLLVINPLHQYQVKSSDKNLLLYLRISRKPLTANFKENWLPYIDCSSLEDRSKEEFKKLRALLAHLMAAYFKKSGENELEVYQHLFSVLNYLVKKFKKDQNLLPQLKQETTDDRINNVLEQIQKEYDQPISLESLAENSGMSYYHLSRLFKKQVGMTFTAYLNQIRLMHATEALVSTTNSVIKIALDSGFSNPKHFHQVFKKQHGVTPASYRKKYSLTKTQENKTVEPEDYQEITGAAALQELAKYLVEKDIEDENATIEQKIELSVTDRSKSAYQTSKKIIKIGPAGEGLARGVQRELCILREELAFDFVQFEGFCEETNFENDVLLVSEYILNNQWFDFLIKIQLKPMIQLFLPEDYTDKKEVQLWCDKQIKIIRHFLNRYGREEVEQWYVQWSLPKGSGQWSEENRWGYHYFYRKLKQLIPSVKIGLMSLRSLAEKEYQQYQAFVEEQSKQRCLPDFISFHADPYATEAIKDEHALHFKDYQQELLARVKSVVSTYADVKKQQASSWEPELFLTDWNTLVGEGNTFSGTFFRSALILESILELSKKVTGIAFWLNIKVKERQTYVREDSSLSVFLYEGLRRPLFFSLRFLNHLKGEVVASGSGYMLTQNQGQYQLLLYNSSNLDPLYSVDTFQVRYQTKKLLIQLNGLPQGDYLIREYVLDKDHGGIYNDWIRIGGQAELDRELQSYLEQKIAPKFELKKESITNTGYELEATLTLNACQLYLLQPLY, from the coding sequence ATGGGAGAAGACAATCAACGTCCATTTCATCTATCACTAATGAAAGTAAGTGATGTACCGGCTCGAATGAGTGAAGATTTAACGCTGTTTCTTATGCTGAGCGGAAGTATGACAGTAACCACTGGAGAAAAGGAATATAGATTAGAATCAGATGATCTATTAGTGATCAATCCGCTGCATCAGTATCAGGTGAAGAGCTCTGACAAAAATCTGCTGCTGTATTTGCGTATCTCCAGAAAACCACTGACTGCTAATTTTAAAGAAAACTGGCTGCCATATATCGATTGTTCAAGCTTGGAAGACAGAAGTAAGGAAGAATTTAAGAAACTACGGGCCTTGTTGGCGCATTTGATGGCTGCTTACTTTAAGAAAAGCGGCGAAAATGAACTTGAAGTGTATCAGCATCTATTCAGTGTACTAAATTATTTGGTGAAAAAATTTAAAAAAGATCAAAATCTACTTCCTCAGCTTAAACAAGAGACGACCGATGATCGAATAAATAATGTACTTGAACAAATTCAAAAAGAATATGATCAACCGATCTCTTTAGAATCACTTGCTGAAAACAGTGGGATGTCTTATTATCACTTGTCTCGTTTGTTCAAAAAGCAGGTAGGAATGACCTTTACAGCCTATTTAAATCAGATTCGCTTGATGCATGCGACGGAGGCCTTAGTATCAACAACCAACTCGGTGATCAAAATTGCGCTGGATAGCGGCTTTTCAAACCCTAAGCACTTTCATCAAGTGTTTAAAAAACAACATGGAGTAACGCCAGCTAGTTACCGAAAAAAATATTCTTTAACAAAAACTCAGGAAAATAAAACCGTTGAACCCGAAGATTACCAAGAGATCACTGGCGCTGCGGCATTACAGGAGTTGGCAAAATACCTAGTCGAAAAAGATATCGAAGATGAAAATGCGACAATCGAACAAAAAATAGAATTGTCTGTGACTGATAGGTCAAAATCTGCCTATCAAACCAGTAAAAAAATCATCAAGATCGGTCCAGCCGGTGAGGGGCTAGCCAGAGGTGTTCAAAGAGAACTGTGTATCTTAAGAGAAGAGCTCGCCTTTGATTTCGTTCAATTTGAAGGCTTTTGCGAAGAAACCAATTTTGAAAATGACGTCTTGTTAGTATCTGAGTATATTTTAAATAATCAGTGGTTTGATTTTTTGATCAAAATTCAGTTAAAGCCAATGATCCAATTATTTTTACCAGAGGATTATACGGATAAAAAAGAGGTTCAACTTTGGTGTGATAAACAAATCAAAATTATTCGGCATTTTTTGAATCGTTATGGGCGTGAAGAAGTGGAACAATGGTATGTTCAATGGTCGCTGCCAAAAGGGAGTGGTCAGTGGAGTGAGGAGAATCGGTGGGGGTATCATTATTTTTATCGCAAGTTGAAGCAGCTGATACCCTCAGTCAAGATTGGTTTGATGTCCTTGCGTTCACTAGCAGAAAAAGAATATCAACAATATCAAGCATTTGTTGAGGAGCAGAGTAAGCAGCGTTGTTTACCTGATTTCATTAGTTTTCATGCGGATCCTTATGCGACAGAGGCAATCAAAGATGAGCACGCATTACATTTTAAAGACTATCAGCAGGAACTGCTGGCACGCGTGAAGTCAGTTGTGTCGACCTATGCAGATGTGAAAAAACAGCAGGCATCTAGTTGGGAGCCGGAACTATTCTTAACGGATTGGAATACGTTGGTTGGTGAAGGCAATACCTTTTCAGGAACCTTTTTCCGCTCGGCTCTGATTTTGGAATCGATCCTTGAATTGTCTAAAAAAGTAACGGGGATTGCTTTTTGGCTGAATATTAAAGTCAAGGAGCGGCAGACGTATGTACGGGAAGATAGTAGCTTATCTGTCTTTTTGTATGAAGGACTACGTCGCCCGCTTTTCTTTTCACTTCGATTCTTAAATCATTTGAAAGGTGAGGTAGTAGCGAGTGGTTCAGGGTATATGCTGACTCAAAATCAAGGGCAGTATCAATTGTTGCTCTACAATTCTAGCAATTTAGATCCTCTTTATTCGGTCGATACTTTCCAAGTGAGATACCAAACGAAAAAGCTGTTGATTCAGTTGAACGGATTGCCGCAGGGGGATTATTTGATCAGAGAATATGTGTTAGATAAAGATCATGGCGGGATTTATAATGATTGGATCAGAATTGGTGGTCAGGCTGAATTAGACAGGGAGCTGCAAAGCTATTTAGAGCAAAAAATTGCGCCAAAATTTGAACTGAAGAAAGAATCGATTACCAACACTGGCTATGAGTTGGAGGCAACGCTGACCTTGAATGCTTGTCAACTGTATTTATTGCAGCCATTGTACTGA
- a CDS encoding DeoR family transcriptional regulator, which produces MKISQGDIFRRREQLIEYLQQKEHALVVELAEYFNVSAVTIRRDLLFLEKKKMIERFYGGVKLIPMSQQKFDTTFEKSHFPVTAFVDKLSPFLDDRLQLFVGAGLFSTELIHALSFFDILILTNDASAISIDHPNKRALISICGGELEKNTNALVGDFATYSFTKVEADLCIIEAAGFNTHEVTTNTLNESFVYRTMLQHTDGPKIVYTPAGNLETVSSFMIDRTFLFSHLYTDASIPEAILNSYMTHSITVDVLTE; this is translated from the coding sequence ATGAAAATCAGTCAAGGGGATATTTTCAGAAGGCGGGAACAATTGATCGAGTATTTACAGCAAAAGGAACATGCTTTGGTCGTTGAATTAGCTGAATACTTTAACGTTTCAGCGGTTACGATCAGAAGAGACTTGCTCTTTTTAGAAAAGAAAAAAATGATCGAACGATTTTACGGCGGGGTGAAATTGATTCCTATGTCACAACAAAAATTTGACACTACATTTGAAAAAAGTCATTTTCCAGTCACTGCGTTTGTCGATAAATTATCCCCTTTTTTAGATGATCGACTGCAGCTTTTTGTTGGTGCTGGACTGTTTTCCACTGAACTCATCCATGCTCTATCTTTTTTCGACATCCTTATTCTAACAAACGATGCATCGGCAATTTCTATCGATCATCCCAATAAAAGAGCGCTGATTTCCATTTGCGGCGGTGAATTAGAAAAAAATACCAATGCACTTGTAGGTGATTTTGCTACCTACTCATTCACGAAAGTTGAAGCAGATCTTTGTATCATCGAAGCGGCCGGTTTCAATACTCATGAGGTCACAACAAATACATTGAATGAATCGTTTGTTTATCGCACAATGCTCCAACATACAGATGGTCCTAAAATCGTGTATACTCCTGCTGGCAATCTTGAAACGGTTAGCTCGTTTATGATCGATCGAACCTTTCTATTTAGTCACCTCTACACGGACGCATCGATTCCAGAGGCCATATTAAACAGCTACATGACACACTCGATCACCGTTGACGTCTTAACTGAATAA
- a CDS encoding glycoside hydrolase family 1 protein has protein sequence MTTFPKNFLWGASISAHQTEGAYKSDGKGLSVQDTRQRDNHDIADFTVAVDHYHHFKEDIRLLAEMGIKVFRFSIAWTRIFPEGRGEINDLGLQHYSDVIDELLKYGIQPYITLNHFDLPQALEDEGGWSNRSTVDAFVHYAETVFEAYGDRAKHWLTINEPNIMLLVDKKILGKDIPLQEKYQQFHHLMIAEKYAFKRCHELIEDGKIGPVPNISLVYPATSKPMDNQAALYFNSVRNWAYLDFSCFGRYNAVFKDYLNRNDVSISFAPEDQELMENHFPDFVAMNFYTTVTVEKPTERDGMANGISDQQSEDIMEWGFYKGFTNPYLKKNEFNWTIDPDGLKTTLQTLYDRYHLPIIITENGLGAKDELTEDGKIHDAYRINYLQQHIEQCGSAIEAGVELIGYSPWSAIDLVSVHEGISKRYGFIYVDRTEHDAKEMTRYKKDSFYWYQTLIETNQLPS, from the coding sequence ATGACTACATTTCCTAAAAATTTCCTATGGGGCGCATCGATTTCCGCCCATCAAACAGAAGGTGCCTATAAAAGCGACGGCAAAGGTCTAAGCGTGCAAGATACACGCCAAAGAGATAATCATGATATCGCTGACTTTACGGTCGCAGTTGACCATTACCATCATTTTAAAGAGGATATTCGTTTATTAGCTGAAATGGGCATCAAAGTTTTTCGTTTTTCAATTGCTTGGACACGGATTTTTCCCGAAGGTCGAGGCGAGATCAATGATTTAGGACTGCAGCATTATAGCGATGTGATCGATGAATTACTAAAATACGGGATCCAGCCTTACATTACCTTGAACCATTTTGATTTGCCCCAAGCTTTAGAGGATGAAGGCGGCTGGAGTAATAGAAGCACCGTCGATGCGTTCGTCCACTACGCTGAAACCGTTTTTGAAGCTTATGGTGACCGGGCGAAACATTGGCTGACGATCAATGAGCCGAACATCATGCTTTTAGTTGATAAAAAAATCTTAGGCAAAGATATCCCCTTACAAGAAAAATATCAACAGTTTCACCATTTAATGATCGCTGAAAAATATGCATTCAAACGGTGCCACGAGTTGATCGAAGACGGTAAAATCGGACCGGTGCCGAACATCTCACTTGTTTATCCGGCAACTAGTAAGCCGATGGACAATCAAGCAGCTCTTTACTTCAACAGCGTCAGAAATTGGGCGTATCTCGATTTTTCTTGCTTCGGCCGCTACAATGCCGTCTTTAAAGATTATCTGAACCGTAATGACGTATCGATTTCTTTTGCTCCTGAGGATCAAGAATTGATGGAAAATCATTTCCCAGATTTTGTGGCAATGAACTTCTACACGACGGTTACCGTAGAAAAACCAACTGAAAGAGATGGCATGGCTAACGGCATCAGCGACCAACAAAGTGAAGATATCATGGAGTGGGGGTTTTATAAAGGCTTTACTAATCCTTATTTGAAGAAAAATGAGTTTAACTGGACGATCGATCCAGACGGGTTGAAAACGACTTTACAAACCTTGTATGACCGCTATCATTTACCCATCATCATTACTGAAAACGGCTTAGGTGCCAAAGATGAACTGACAGAAGATGGTAAAATCCACGATGCCTACCGAATCAACTACTTACAGCAACATATCGAACAATGCGGCTCAGCGATCGAAGCTGGTGTAGAACTGATTGGCTATAGCCCTTGGTCAGCAATCGATTTGGTCAGTGTGCATGAAGGAATCAGCAAACGATACGGCTTTATTTATGTCGATCGTACAGAACATGATGCAAAAGAAATGACTCGCTACAAAAAAGACAGTTTCTACTGGTATCAAACGTTGATCGAGACAAACCAACTGCCCTCATAA
- the celB gene encoding PTS cellobiose transporter subunit IIC, with translation MNKVFTFLETKLMPPLNKVANLRFIRAIMQAGIITVPFTIVGSIFLIINNLPQIIPPLAPFFENTILKFAPIYSVATTMSIGSIAIFYCLATAYYLTDIYRKEENAGLSSFVGAILGLFAFLMTIVQTDIVDGGAQLVQNQSETAITYNGVALGGWVTRFGGVGIFIGIITAVIATQIYRLCVKKNITIRMPEGVPDGVSKAFASLIPAIFIAFVMLFINTILAIFHTDLHGLLSKPFEFVKDLTGSWLGIIVIMLLIHLLWAVGVHGTAVIKNSFINPILLVALTENIDGGSNIFAGDFVNMYIFIGGAGSTLGLVLLMIFAAKSDQLKVLGKAAVLPGLFNINEPVIFGAPIVYNPYLIIPFIVTPLINVTIAYFATSWGLVNKVITGIPWISPVGIGAFLGTGGDFRAVLIGFINLAVSVICYYPFFKMYDGKLYAEQTAIGEKD, from the coding sequence ATGAATAAAGTATTTACCTTCTTGGAGACTAAACTAATGCCGCCGTTGAATAAAGTCGCAAACCTGCGCTTTATTCGAGCAATCATGCAAGCTGGGATCATTACCGTGCCATTTACAATCGTCGGATCGATTTTCTTGATCATCAACAATCTGCCGCAGATCATTCCACCGCTGGCACCATTTTTTGAGAACACGATTTTGAAATTTGCACCAATTTACAGCGTAGCAACAACCATGTCGATTGGTTCGATCGCTATTTTTTATTGTTTAGCTACGGCTTACTATTTAACCGATATTTACCGTAAGGAAGAAAACGCTGGCTTGAGCAGCTTTGTCGGTGCGATATTAGGGTTATTTGCTTTCTTGATGACGATCGTTCAAACGGATATCGTAGATGGCGGTGCGCAGCTAGTCCAAAACCAAAGTGAAACAGCCATTACGTACAATGGGGTAGCTCTAGGCGGCTGGGTCACTCGTTTTGGTGGTGTTGGTATTTTTATCGGGATCATCACTGCTGTGATTGCTACACAGATCTATCGTCTATGTGTGAAAAAAAATATCACTATTCGGATGCCTGAAGGAGTGCCAGATGGTGTCAGTAAAGCCTTCGCTTCATTGATCCCTGCAATTTTCATTGCTTTTGTCATGTTGTTTATCAATACGATTTTAGCTATCTTCCATACAGATTTGCATGGATTACTTTCAAAACCTTTTGAATTCGTAAAGGATTTAACTGGTTCTTGGCTGGGGATCATCGTGATCATGTTGCTGATCCATTTATTATGGGCAGTCGGGGTTCATGGAACAGCAGTCATTAAAAACAGCTTCATCAATCCGATTTTACTTGTTGCTTTAACTGAAAATATCGATGGTGGATCTAATATTTTTGCTGGTGATTTCGTAAATATGTATATCTTCATTGGTGGTGCCGGTAGTACCTTAGGGTTAGTTTTATTGATGATTTTTGCGGCAAAATCAGACCAATTGAAAGTTTTAGGAAAAGCGGCTGTTTTACCCGGCCTGTTCAATATCAATGAACCGGTGATTTTTGGGGCGCCGATCGTTTATAATCCGTACTTGATCATTCCGTTTATCGTGACGCCTCTGATCAACGTTACAATTGCTTATTTTGCTACTTCTTGGGGATTAGTAAATAAAGTCATTACAGGAATCCCTTGGATCTCTCCTGTAGGTATCGGGGCATTCTTGGGAACTGGCGGCGATTTTCGTGCGGTGCTAATTGGGTTTATCAATTTAGCAGTTTCAGTCATTTGTTATTATCCGTTCTTTAAGATGTATGATGGAAAATTGTATGCAGAACAGACTGCTATCGGTGAAAAAGACTAA
- a CDS encoding type I toxin-antitoxin system Fst family toxin yields MSLVVAPILVGLVIQLVSRWLDEKNDD; encoded by the coding sequence ATGTCGCTAGTCGTCGCACCTATTCTTGTAGGCCTAGTTATACAACTAGTTTCTCGCTGGTTAGACGAGAAGAATGATGACTAA